The nucleotide sequence GCGAAACAGAAACTGGAAGAAGGAATGGCTTTATATGCTGCGATTCTCAATCGGTACCCCAGTTTGAAGTCTGAAGATCTCGCCATCGAAGAAGGGCTCCGGGCAGTCATTCTCTGGCGATACATCCATGAACTCAAAGGTCTGCAGTTACCTTCATCCTTCGCACTCAAAGAATTGTGGCTGAAGGAGCAGGGGCGGGTTCCAGAACTCGAAAGTGAACTGCGACGAAATCACGGTATTCAGTAAAATCCAGCCTCTCAATTTAAAACGAAAAGAGTCATCTGAGAATCTCAGATGACTCTTTTTTTGTCATATCTATGAATGATCAGTCTGCAGAAAACGCTTTCTGAACTTCTTCCGCGGATAAGGCACGGCGATACAGTTTGACATCCTTCATTTTCCCATTGAAGTAATCGTGGGCTCCAAAGCCGATCTTCAATGGTTCCGAGTTTGTTAAATCATAGTCTGCTGAATTGAATTCACCAGAGGTCGCAACCAGTTTGCCATCGACATACAGTTTGAGATGTTTGGGTTCCTTTACCGCCACAATCTGTCTCCAGCCAGGCTTGAGCGCCGTATCGTACGTCACGCTCTTGCCCGCTTCGATAGAGTGCACACGTCCGGCAGGCAGGGTGCCTGCAAACAGTCTCCCCTGAAAAACCGCCATCGACCAGACACGCCGATAACGTACATCCGGAGTCAAATCGAGCCGACCTGTATTCGTCCAGTCCACACCGCCGTTATAACGATACACTTCAGCCAGAGGCAATGAGCCCGAATACATGGCTCCGTTATAGACCGCCAACGGCATACTCTCTTTCTCCTCTCCCAACCGCCCGGCCAGGTTCCACAGATTCTTACCCGCATAACGATACACTTCCGCGTGCGGCCACTCACTCACGTAGAGGTCCCCCTCGTAAACGGTGAAGCCATAAGTCTGTGTCGACTCTCCCACCTTCCCGGCCTGTGACCAGTTTGTTCCGTCAAAACGATAGACGGCTCCTTCATCGTAACCCGATGCGTACAGATCGCCGTTATAAACGGCCAGCGATTCCACACGTTTCCCGTCAGGCACTCCACACGACGTCCATTTCTGATCACCGTCGTAACGGTAAAAGGCAGCCGGTTTATACATGGAAGAGGCATACAGTTTACCCCGATAAACGACCATGCCGTTAATCGCTTCTACCTCGGGCAGTTTGCCGCAGTGCTCCCACTTGCCGTCGCCTTCATAACGATAAACGTTCCCTCCGTGATGAGGATTATCTGACTCCGAAAGCGATGAACCCTTCAAGCGATACTTGCCTGTCCCCGCGTACAACTTCCCCTGGTAGACCGCCAGAGAGGAAACCGCGTTGCACAAATCGGGTGCGCCACAGTCGATCCATTTCTGTCCCTGGTCAAACCGATAAACCCGACCGGCGGCTGCTTCACCCGGCACACAGGTTCCTGCATACAGATTCCCATCGTGAACGGCCATGCTGTAAATCAGCACGGCATTCCCCAGTTGTCCGTGATCGGTCCACTCGGCATCGATTCTGCCATTGTCGATTCCAAACTGCAGATGCCGGTCATTCGACTGACTGCTGGTCACGCCGGCATGATTCTTGAGACTCAACTGAAAACCTCGCCGCGTCTTTCGATCGTATTTACTGAGCAGGGTTCCCAGCACATCATCCAGTTCAGCACTGGTATGCACGGTCAGCGAAATGGAAAACTCATCAGTCCCCAGCGATAACGGATCTGTATGCGGTACTTCCAGAAAGGCTTTGCGCCCGTCAAATACCGCCGCCTGATCTGGTTTCAGCACGACCCCCTGATTGATCGTTTTCAGATGCAGTGCACTCCGATCCTGAGAGTCCCCCTGCAATCGCCAGTCCCCCAGCAACTCAGGTTCCTCTGCATTCAGTGCCACGCAATCAAAGCCTGTCACACTTCCGAGCAATATCATCAGCAAATAAATTCCAGGTCGTATCATCATCTTTCACCTTCTAGTACAGAAAAGAGAACGGCATCTACACAGCTCCATTCTTAACAAATCTAACAAATTCAACATTTAAAAAAACTCTTTGATCCAAGTTCAGTGATGAGGCAGGCGTATTCCTGTTGAAACTGATTAATCCACATACAGGAATTCGCTGGTATTGAAAATCGCCAGGCACAGATCCGTCAAGGCGGCACCGGCATATGCATTTTTGATCGGCGTCTCGCTTAAAGGTAACAGCAATTCTCCGGCAGAACGTTGTTCCTGTGCCAGTATCTTCTGCTGCGTGCTGAGAAACCGGCGCATTTCATCCAACTCGTTATCCGTCGGCATGCGACCCAGGGCACGACGGAAAAGCAATTTAACCTGTTGTACCTCATTTTCACCAGCCTGATCCCAGATCAATCCCGCCAGTTCCTGCGCACACTTCAGAGAACTCTCCGAATTCATCATCAACAGTGACTGCGGTGCCGTTGTCGAATTCCCGCGTCGCGAACAACTGGTATTCGCATCCGGACGATCAAATACATCAAACAGGGGATAACGCAAATTTCGTCGGGCGAAAACATAAATACTCCGCCGATAGTGATCCTCGACGTTGGCACTGGTCTTCCACTGATCCTTGAGTAACGTCGCCCGTAACTCGCGTGGCAGCGGTGGCATCACGCCACGTCCTCCTGAATTCTCTGACAGTTTACCACTGACCGCCAGCATCGCATCACGTATGACTTCCGCATCCAGACGCTGACGCGGAAATCGGGATAAAAGGGAAACGTCCGGATCTTCCTTCAGGGAGCGTTTCCAGGCACTTTCTGATGCTTGAGAACCGTTAAACTGCCCCGCCTGTCGATACACGCTTGAAGTCAGAATCAGTCGATGCAGTGATTTCATTTTCCAGCCGGACGACATCAGTTCGGCCGCCAGCCAGTCCAGCAGTTCCGGATGCGTGGGCAGATCGCCCATCAACCCGAAATCGCTGGGAGTCGCAGACAGGCCACGCCCGAAGTGATGCTGCCAGATGCGGTTCACAATCACACGCGAAGTCAGCGGGTGGTTTTGCTGGGTCAGCCAGAAGGCAAATTCGCGTCGCTGCTGGCGTGAATCATCGGCGTCGACAGCCTGCTCCTGGAGATTCGCTACTCTTAAAAATGCCGGTTGCACTCGCGGGCCGGGCTGACGCCAGTCACCGCGAATCATGACACGACTGAGGGCGACAGGCTTTCCGATCGAAGCCAGCATGGTGACCGATCTGTTCTTGACCGGTTTGACCGCCGGTTCAAAAAAGGCGCGCATGCGGTAAAAGTCAATGGTGCTGATCGGATCGTATTTATGATCGTGACACTGGGCACACCCCATCTGCAGCGCCATGAATGCAGAGCCGACGGTGGAGGTCATTTCATTCAGCAACGTATGCCTGCGTTCTTCCTGCGAATTGATATCAGGCATATCGGGACCGGACAGACAGAAGGCGGTCGCAATTTTCGCCTCCGGGTTTTCCGGTGCGATCACGTCGCCCGCCAGTTGCCAGCGGACAAACTGATCGTAAGGCATATCCTCATTCAGCGCTTTGATGACCCAGTCCCGGTACTTCCAGGCATCAGGTCGCACCTTATCATGTTCGTAACCATCGGTCTCGGCAAAGCGGGCCAGATCCAGCCAGTGCTGCGCCCAGCGTTCCCCATAATGTTTCGAGGCCAGCAGTCGATCCACGAGTTTATCATAGGCATCGGGACTTTGATCCGCGAGAAACGTTTCGACCTCTTCCGGCATTGGCGGCAGACCGATCACATCAAAATAGAGCCGACGGATCAGCGTGGTACGGTTTGCTTCAGTCGCGGGTTGCAATTCTGCTGACTCCAGTTCAGCCAGAATGAAATGGTCAATCGGGGTGCGCGGCCAGGTTTGATTTTTTACAGCGGGCAGTGCCGGTCGTTTGATCGGTTGAAACGACCAGTGTTCCCGGTCTGCTTCCGTAATCGGTTCCTCTGAAAGCTTTACTGCTTCCTCTGCTTTCAATGAAGAACTGCAAGCAAATATCAAAGTCGCGATTGATAATACGAACCTCATGTTGTGTGAAATCATGTGAGCAATCCTTTCACAATCTCCACTTCGGCAGGCCCTGTCAGACGCTCATCCAGACCGTTATGGAAATAGGTCAGCGATTCATGATCCAAACCCAGCAGATGCAGCAGTGTTGCATGAAATTCATTGACGTGCACCTTGTTCTCAACGGATCGCAGGCCGATGGCATCGGTGGCCCCGTAAGACCGTCCGCCGGTAATTCCGGCTCCGGCCAGCCAGCCGGAATACCCCCACGGATTGTGATCGCGGCCTCTGCCCTGCTCGCTCATCGGCATGCGACCAAATTCACCACACCAGACCACGAGCGTGTCTTCCAGCAGCCCTCTTTGTTTCAAGTCTTTCAGCAGAGCGGCAACAGGCTGATCCGTTTTTTTACAATAGGCGGTATGATTTTTAGTCACATCACTGTGTGCATCCCAGCCAACGGTGTCTCCGGAATAGAGCTGTACGAAGCGTACGCCCCGTTCGATCATCCGTCGCGCCAGCAAACAACGTTCGCCGAAGTCCCGCGTCTGGGGATCATTGAGCCCGTACATGGCATGCGTGTCTTGTGTCTCCTGTGTCAGATCGACGATTTCCGGAGCGGCCGTCTGCATGCGGAAAGCAAGTTCGTAGGCAGAAATGCGCGCCGCCAGTTCGTCATCCTGGTCGCGGGCTTCCAGGTGGCGGCGATTCATCGATTGAATCAGATCCAGGGTCGCCCGTTGTTGCTGCGACGAAATCGACGCCGGCGGTTTTAAATTCAGAATCGGTGTCTTACCGGCGCGCATCGTGGTTCCCTGAAACGTCGCGGGAAGATAACCACTGCCCCACGCGGGAGGACCTCCTTTGATGCCACCTCCGGGATCAGGCATCACCACAAACGCAGGCATGTCTGCATTCTCAGAACCCAGTCCGTAAGCAACCCAGCTGCCGACGCTGGGATGCCCCATCAAAATGCTGCCGGTATTCATCTGGTAGACCGACTGCGGGTGATTCACACTGTCACCATGCAGCGAGCGTACCACACAGAGATCGTCAACCAGCGCACCGGTATGCGGCAGAAAATCACTGACTTCGAGTCCCGATTCTCCACGTTTGCGAAACGGTTTAATCGGCGCGAGCAACGGATTTTTTGCGACCTTGCGGCGGGTCATCACTTCGCCGAAACTGTCGGGCAACGGTTTCCCTGAGTACTTGACCAGATCGGGTTTGGGATCCCACAGATCCACGTGACTGGGACCGCCGTGCATAAACAGCCAGATCATCCGCTTGGCACGCGGTTTGAAATCCGGTTCTTTCGGTTTCAATGAATCAGAGGCGGCCTGTGCAACTCCATCTGTCGCTAATAGAGAATTAAGGGCCATCATTCCGATACCGCCACCGGCAGTCCGCAACATTTCACGACGATTAAACAGACCGTTCCCACAGTTATCAGAAATCGTATCGTGGCTGGATCGCTTCGCCTGCATACTGCGTTCTCTCCCTGAGGTCCTATTGGGCAAGACATTAATATATCAGGGAAACACAGTCAGCTCGACTGAATTCATCCACGTTTTTTGATTTGTCTGAAATTGACAGAAATGCGTCCCATCTCCAAAACGGGCTTCGATGGCTGGAATTCGACCTGAGACCTTCGGGACGAATGTTGGCACGGTGCGGAACCATTCAGACAGATCAAAGTGAGAGACGCACACGCAGAAACAACCTGTCTGGCACATTGTCTCTTTGATGATATAAATCAAACCCATTCGATCCCGATTCGTTCCGAATTTTTTTCTGATTTCTTTTCGAGTGATTCCTTTTTTCTCACTCATTTTTTCTGCTTTCTGAAACCGCGCTTCTACAGCTTGAGTATGCTTCCCCGCGGGGTTAACAACATGGTTTTGAATGAGGCCATGTGATGTTTCTTTTTGGCAACATGTTGTCTACGAACATCGTTTCCCGGCCCATTGCACTGTCAGTTAAAAAGAGTTCCCGGAAAACCTGTTTTTCTGAAAAGCATTTCCGATCACTCATCAAATCTGAGCTATATGAATAGTGACCAGCGCAATATCAGGTCGAGAAACATCAGAGAAGGCAAGATGTGAACCACGAGAGACCGTTTTCACAATCTCAGTAAAAAGATGGGGAGATCAATGACTGCTACTTCACAGAATTATTTGAAAGGATTCATCGCCCTCACAGTCGGAGCCTGTTTTATTCTGCATTCAGGGATCAGCAATGCACAACAGCCCGGCGGCATAATGCAACAGAAGCTGCCACAGAAAAACCTGTCACCGCGGGCTTTGGAAAGCCTGGTCACCGGGATTGCCTTCTATCCGGACGATCTGGTCGAAACAATTCTCAACGCATCACAGCATCCACTGGCAATCCGCCAGGCTTCTGACA is from Gimesia maris and encodes:
- a CDS encoding LamG domain-containing protein, with amino-acid sequence MMIRPGIYLLMILLGSVTGFDCVALNAEEPELLGDWRLQGDSQDRSALHLKTINQGVVLKPDQAAVFDGRKAFLEVPHTDPLSLGTDEFSISLTVHTSAELDDVLGTLLSKYDRKTRRGFQLSLKNHAGVTSSQSNDRHLQFGIDNGRIDAEWTDHGQLGNAVLIYSMAVHDGNLYAGTCVPGEAAAGRVYRFDQGQKWIDCGAPDLCNAVSSLAVYQGKLYAGTGKYRLKGSSLSESDNPHHGGNVYRYEGDGKWEHCGKLPEVEAINGMVVYRGKLYASSMYKPAAFYRYDGDQKWTSCGVPDGKRVESLAVYNGDLYASGYDEGAVYRFDGTNWSQAGKVGESTQTYGFTVYEGDLYVSEWPHAEVYRYAGKNLWNLAGRLGEEKESMPLAVYNGAMYSGSLPLAEVYRYNGGVDWTNTGRLDLTPDVRYRRVWSMAVFQGRLFAGTLPAGRVHSIEAGKSVTYDTALKPGWRQIVAVKEPKHLKLYVDGKLVATSGEFNSADYDLTNSEPLKIGFGAHDYFNGKMKDVKLYRRALSAEEVQKAFSAD
- a CDS encoding DUF1501 domain-containing protein, whose protein sequence is MQAKRSSHDTISDNCGNGLFNRREMLRTAGGGIGMMALNSLLATDGVAQAASDSLKPKEPDFKPRAKRMIWLFMHGGPSHVDLWDPKPDLVKYSGKPLPDSFGEVMTRRKVAKNPLLAPIKPFRKRGESGLEVSDFLPHTGALVDDLCVVRSLHGDSVNHPQSVYQMNTGSILMGHPSVGSWVAYGLGSENADMPAFVVMPDPGGGIKGGPPAWGSGYLPATFQGTTMRAGKTPILNLKPPASISSQQQRATLDLIQSMNRRHLEARDQDDELAARISAYELAFRMQTAAPEIVDLTQETQDTHAMYGLNDPQTRDFGERCLLARRMIERGVRFVQLYSGDTVGWDAHSDVTKNHTAYCKKTDQPVAALLKDLKQRGLLEDTLVVWCGEFGRMPMSEQGRGRDHNPWGYSGWLAGAGITGGRSYGATDAIGLRSVENKVHVNEFHATLLHLLGLDHESLTYFHNGLDERLTGPAEVEIVKGLLT
- a CDS encoding DUF1549 and DUF1553 domain-containing protein; this encodes MISHNMRFVLSIATLIFACSSSLKAEEAVKLSEEPITEADREHWSFQPIKRPALPAVKNQTWPRTPIDHFILAELESAELQPATEANRTTLIRRLYFDVIGLPPMPEEVETFLADQSPDAYDKLVDRLLASKHYGERWAQHWLDLARFAETDGYEHDKVRPDAWKYRDWVIKALNEDMPYDQFVRWQLAGDVIAPENPEAKIATAFCLSGPDMPDINSQEERRHTLLNEMTSTVGSAFMALQMGCAQCHDHKYDPISTIDFYRMRAFFEPAVKPVKNRSVTMLASIGKPVALSRVMIRGDWRQPGPRVQPAFLRVANLQEQAVDADDSRQQRREFAFWLTQQNHPLTSRVIVNRIWQHHFGRGLSATPSDFGLMGDLPTHPELLDWLAAELMSSGWKMKSLHRLILTSSVYRQAGQFNGSQASESAWKRSLKEDPDVSLLSRFPRQRLDAEVIRDAMLAVSGKLSENSGGRGVMPPLPRELRATLLKDQWKTSANVEDHYRRSIYVFARRNLRYPLFDVFDRPDANTSCSRRGNSTTAPQSLLMMNSESSLKCAQELAGLIWDQAGENEVQQVKLLFRRALGRMPTDNELDEMRRFLSTQQKILAQEQRSAGELLLPLSETPIKNAYAGAALTDLCLAIFNTSEFLYVD